One Hevea brasiliensis isolate MT/VB/25A 57/8 chromosome 5, ASM3005281v1, whole genome shotgun sequence genomic region harbors:
- the LOC131180191 gene encoding germin-like protein subfamily 1 member 13, producing the protein MKSFHFLALLSLALAFSFASAFDPSPLQDFCVAIPEPKNAVFVNGKFCKNPNLTVAEDFFFPGLNVPGNTGNRVGSNVTLVNVDKLFGLNTLGISLARLDFAPNGGLNPPHTHPRATEILVVVEGTLYVGFVTSNPNRLFTKVLYPGDVFVFPIGLIHFQFNIAKTNAVAFAGLSSQNPGVITIANAIFGPNPPINPDVLAKAFQLDNDEVVKLQKLFANA; encoded by the exons ATGAAAAGCTTTCATTTCCTTGCCTTATTGTCTCTGGCATTGGCTTTCTCTTTTGCCTCTGCCTTTGACCCTAGCCCTCTCCAGGACTTCTGTGTTGCCATACCTGAACCTAAGAATGCTG TGTTTGTCAATGGGAAGTTCTGCAAGAACCCAAACCTTACCGTAGCTGAAGATTTCTTTTTTCCGGGACTCAATGTTCCTGGAAATACAGGAAATCGAGTTGGATCCAATGTCACCCTCGTGAATGTTGATAAACTATTTGGACTTAATACTCTTGGTATTTCTCTCGCTCGGTTAGACTTTGCACCCAATGGTGGCTTAAATCCTCCTCACACCCATCCTCGTGCCACAGAGATCCTTGTAGTCGTGGAAGGCACCCTTTATGTTGGCTTTGTGACATCCAACCCTAATCGCCTTTTCACTAAAGTCTTATACCCAGGAGATGTTTTTgtatttccaattggtctcattcaCTTCCAGTTTAATATTGCAAAGACCAATGCAGTTGCCTTTGCTGGTCTAAGCAGCCAAAACCCAGGTGTCATCACGATAGCAAATGCAATCTTCGGGCCTAATCCACCCATTAATCCTGATGTTCTCGCTAAGGCCTTCCAATTGGACAACGATGAAGTGGTAAAACTTCAGAAACTGTTTGCCAATGCATAA